One genomic segment of Paenibacillus durus includes these proteins:
- a CDS encoding tagatose 1,6-diphosphate aldolase, protein MSVRISKGKYDRLLKLSDDRGLFVATAIDQRGSLRKSLGRALGGEADARHVAEFKRLVSEELTPYSSAILLDPEYGWDAAAVRHKDTGLLIAYEETGYDATEKGRLPDLLPEWSVRRYAEKGADAVKILMYYDPDDDEKINTIKHAFIERVGAECESVGIPFFFEAVTYSDTLKDSASAEFAKAKPEKVKKYMREFTQPQYKIDVLKVEVPINLKYVAGTRANAGGEAVYTREEAIAHFKATAGLTSVPFIYLSAGVTNETFMETLELAGEAGVPFSGVLCGRATWQDGVEIYGKHGAEALRAWLKDEGVRRMIRLGEILSKAAVPWWDFYGGRDKIEVVEREKTGV, encoded by the coding sequence ATGAGTGTGAGAATATCCAAAGGAAAATACGACCGTCTGCTTAAGCTGTCCGATGACAGGGGGCTCTTTGTGGCGACGGCGATTGATCAGCGGGGATCGCTTAGAAAATCGCTTGGGCGCGCGCTTGGAGGCGAAGCCGATGCACGGCATGTCGCCGAATTCAAACGATTGGTTTCCGAAGAGCTGACGCCATACTCTAGCGCCATTCTGCTCGACCCGGAATACGGCTGGGATGCGGCGGCGGTCCGGCATAAGGATACCGGCCTGCTGATCGCTTATGAAGAAACCGGCTATGATGCCACGGAAAAAGGACGGCTGCCCGATCTTCTGCCGGAATGGTCGGTCCGTCGGTATGCGGAGAAGGGCGCCGACGCCGTCAAAATTCTGATGTATTACGACCCGGACGACGACGAGAAGATCAACACGATTAAGCATGCCTTCATTGAACGGGTCGGCGCGGAATGCGAGTCCGTCGGTATCCCGTTTTTCTTCGAGGCCGTCACCTACAGCGATACCCTCAAGGACTCCGCCAGCGCGGAATTTGCCAAAGCCAAGCCGGAAAAGGTGAAAAAATACATGCGGGAATTCACCCAGCCGCAATACAAGATTGACGTGCTGAAAGTGGAGGTTCCGATTAACCTGAAGTACGTGGCGGGCACCCGGGCCAACGCGGGCGGCGAAGCCGTGTATACACGCGAAGAGGCGATAGCGCATTTCAAGGCTACGGCGGGTCTGACGAGCGTACCGTTCATTTATTTGAGCGCAGGCGTCACCAATGAAACGTTCATGGAGACACTGGAGCTGGCCGGAGAAGCCGGGGTCCCTTTCTCGGGCGTGCTGTGCGGACGGGCAACCTGGCAGGACGGCGTCGAGATCTACGGGAAGCATGGAGCGGAAGCGCTGCGGGCATGGCTGAAGGATGAGGGCGTGCGGCGGATGATCCGTCTGGGTGAAATTTTGTCGAAGGCCGCGGTCCCCTGGTGGGATTTCTATGGCGGCAGGGACAAGATCGAGGTCGTGGAACGGGAAAAAACAGGAGTATAA
- a CDS encoding ABC-2 transporter permease, whose protein sequence is MSNLVSLIRKDFMLSRNYLLFLLVYLIFMTIMNTGSAPFGLSLLVTMPAMMMLLTTCLQDVRNVNIRFSLSLPVHRSLIVASKYVSVLPFTLIGVAFTLVMSQVLPQLGYEGLNISWREMGVSILLVPLIASIYLPLYYWLGPKGSQYVNTVFFMVVIFGSANLGDIINGIPGLKTFIQESPDMGFEKWLVGGAVYIVFIAVSYLISLRLFSTRDL, encoded by the coding sequence ATGTCTAATCTCGTTTCCTTGATCCGCAAAGATTTTATGCTGTCCCGTAATTATCTGTTATTCTTGTTGGTCTATCTCATTTTTATGACCATTATGAATACGGGAAGCGCGCCGTTCGGGTTGAGTCTGCTTGTAACAATGCCCGCTATGATGATGCTTCTTACCACCTGCCTGCAGGATGTCCGAAATGTGAATATCAGATTCTCGCTCAGTCTTCCGGTACACCGCAGCTTGATCGTGGCCTCCAAATATGTATCGGTTCTGCCCTTTACCCTGATTGGCGTTGCATTTACTCTAGTAATGTCTCAGGTGCTGCCGCAGTTGGGATATGAAGGTCTGAATATAAGCTGGAGGGAAATGGGGGTCTCTATTTTGCTGGTACCGCTGATCGCCTCGATTTACCTGCCCCTTTACTACTGGCTCGGACCCAAGGGATCCCAATATGTAAATACCGTATTTTTTATGGTCGTTATCTTCGGCTCAGCCAATTTGGGAGACATCATTAACGGAATTCCGGGTTTGAAGACCTTTATTCAGGAAAGTCCGGATATGGGTTTCGAAAAATGGCTGGTCGGAGGTGCCGTCTACATCGTATTTATCGCAGTTTCTTACCTTATCTCTTTGCGTCTGTTCTCCACCCGGGATTTATAG
- a CDS encoding ABC transporter ATP-binding protein, protein MSNVVEIRGVSKSFERFALSQVQFEVKKGFITGLIGPNGAGKSTLIKIMMDMVRPSAGEVRIFGSTLADNPGLKERIGYVSDENYFYENMTIRNMRKMIAPFYQHWDHTAFTRYLDLFELSEKSKIKDLSRGMKMKFSLAVALSHDADLLLMDEPTAGLDPVFRRELLDLLGEQIMDENKSIIFSTHNTTDLDRIADYIVFMNRGKVVFNDNKDEVLERYVLVKGGRELLDKDVLKYFVGVREGAHGFEALAPDRREAEKVFQGSALLEAPTLEDIMYFTVKGGKAHV, encoded by the coding sequence ATGAGCAATGTAGTTGAGATTCGGGGAGTTTCGAAGTCTTTTGAACGTTTTGCGCTGAGTCAGGTGCAGTTCGAGGTGAAAAAAGGGTTTATCACCGGATTGATCGGACCCAACGGCGCCGGAAAGAGTACGCTGATCAAAATTATGATGGATATGGTGCGTCCAAGCGCAGGGGAGGTTCGAATCTTCGGCAGCACTCTTGCGGATAATCCGGGCCTAAAGGAACGCATCGGGTACGTCTCGGATGAGAATTATTTCTATGAGAATATGACGATCCGGAATATGAGAAAAATGATTGCCCCCTTTTATCAGCATTGGGATCATACGGCCTTTACCCGGTATCTGGACCTGTTCGAGCTATCTGAAAAGTCCAAGATCAAAGACCTGTCGAGAGGGATGAAGATGAAATTCTCGCTTGCGGTGGCACTGTCTCACGATGCAGACCTGCTGCTCATGGACGAACCGACCGCAGGCCTTGATCCCGTCTTCCGCAGGGAGCTGCTGGATTTACTCGGGGAGCAGATTATGGATGAGAACAAGTCGATCATCTTCTCGACTCACAATACGACGGATCTGGACCGGATCGCGGACTATATTGTCTTCATGAACCGGGGGAAAGTCGTCTTCAACGACAATAAGGATGAAGTGCTGGAACGGTATGTGCTGGTCAAGGGCGGGCGCGAGCTGCTGGACAAGGATGTACTGAAGTATTTTGTCGGGGTAAGGGAAGGGGCTCACGGGTTTGAAGCCTTGGCGCCGGACCGGCGGGAAGCGGAAAAGGTCTTTCAGGGAAGTGCGCTGCTGGAGGCGCCGACGCTCGAAGACATTATGTATTTCACTGTAAAAGGAGGCAAGGCTCATGTCTAA
- a CDS encoding GntR family transcriptional regulator, translating into MNIILSNSSGEPIYAQIVSQIRQLILQGELAAGDPLPSIRQLAKDLQISVITTKRAYEELEREGLVDSLVGKGSFVSGMNQQYIREQRYRLLEEKMKEVMEESRLLGIGFAEMVDIFRTLKEEQE; encoded by the coding sequence ATGAACATTATTTTGTCCAACTCATCGGGAGAACCGATTTATGCGCAGATTGTAAGCCAGATCCGGCAGTTGATTTTGCAGGGCGAGCTTGCCGCGGGGGACCCGCTGCCTTCGATCCGTCAATTGGCCAAGGATTTGCAGATCAGCGTCATTACGACAAAGCGCGCATACGAGGAATTAGAGCGGGAAGGGCTGGTGGACTCGCTCGTAGGAAAAGGTTCCTTTGTGTCCGGCATGAATCAGCAGTATATCCGTGAACAGCGATATCGGCTCTTGGAGGAGAAAATGAAAGAAGTGATGGAAGAAAGCAGGCTGCTTGGGATCGGGTTTGCGGAAATGGTTGACATATTCAGGACGCTTAAGGAGGAGCAGGAATGA
- a CDS encoding metallophosphoesterase, protein MKRIRLVLSIAGGVLLLSLVNFYIGYHAWLLIQNWLPGTSPGVFWPVFWVIALAFIICRTPLPSVFRPLARFLKVIGSYYLALMQFAIILLPVADLFYWILSLAGTDISGYISEAGAVIVALLAIFIVWGSRNAWSTVLRVHTLGLPKQFERELTIAVASDLHLGDIVGNRHLKKMVDRMNAMEPDIVLLAGDVLDDSVEPFVRHRMSEQLGKLKARYGVFAVLGNHEYYGKDIKKYTDLMNEVGIRVLQDEVAETAGVYIVGRKDKAAESMDTEGRKSVASLLEGLDMTRPVIMMDHQPTGFEAAARAGVDVLLSGHTHRGQIAPIHWITRRLFELDWGYLNKENLHVIVSSGYGTWGPPIRLASRSEIIGLSLSTN, encoded by the coding sequence ATGAAGAGAATAAGATTGGTCCTTTCCATTGCTGGAGGCGTACTGCTGCTCAGCCTGGTCAATTTCTATATCGGCTACCATGCGTGGCTGCTTATACAGAATTGGCTTCCCGGGACGAGCCCGGGAGTGTTCTGGCCGGTCTTTTGGGTCATCGCTCTCGCTTTTATTATTTGCAGAACTCCGCTGCCGTCTGTCTTTAGGCCGCTCGCCCGATTTCTCAAGGTCATCGGCTCGTATTATCTGGCTCTGATGCAGTTTGCTATCATTCTATTGCCCGTGGCTGATCTGTTCTACTGGATTTTATCCCTTGCCGGCACCGATATTTCGGGGTATATTTCCGAAGCGGGTGCGGTAATTGTGGCGCTGCTGGCGATTTTTATCGTATGGGGCTCCCGGAATGCGTGGAGCACGGTGCTCCGCGTTCACACGCTTGGGCTTCCCAAGCAGTTTGAGAGAGAGCTAACGATCGCCGTCGCATCCGACCTTCATCTTGGCGATATTGTCGGCAACCGTCATTTGAAGAAAATGGTCGACCGGATGAATGCGATGGAGCCGGACATTGTTTTACTGGCCGGGGATGTGCTTGATGACAGCGTGGAGCCGTTCGTCCGCCACCGGATGAGCGAGCAGCTTGGCAAGCTGAAGGCGCGTTACGGCGTGTTCGCCGTGCTGGGCAATCATGAATATTACGGCAAGGACATCAAGAAATATACGGATTTAATGAACGAAGTCGGCATACGCGTGCTTCAGGACGAGGTAGCCGAGACCGCTGGAGTGTACATTGTGGGCAGGAAAGACAAAGCGGCAGAGAGCATGGACACCGAAGGCCGCAAGAGTGTCGCCTCCCTGCTGGAAGGACTGGATATGACGCGTCCCGTTATCATGATGGATCACCAGCCAACCGGATTTGAGGCCGCCGCCAGGGCCGGCGTCGATGTGCTTCTCTCGGGGCATACGCACCGGGGACAAATCGCGCCCATCCACTGGATTACCAGACGCCTGTTCGAGCTGGACTGGGGCTATCTGAATAAAGAGAATCTGCATGTTATTGTTTCTTCAGGATACGGAACCTGGGGTCCGCCCATCCGTCTCGCCAGCCGGTCGGAGATCATCGGCCTGTCGCTGAGCACCAATTAA
- a CDS encoding SDR family oxidoreductase — MLQNQKIVIIGGSSGIGLETAKQAIAHGAEVIIASRSEDKLQKAKEQLGAKAAAYTLDTTDEQQVQAFFEKIGKFDHLVVSAAETSGGSFLHTDTAQARQLFENKFWGQYYAAKYGAPNIAANGSITLFSGVVAYKSMVGSSVLGAVNAAVSSLGQTLALELAPIRVNIVSPGIIDTPSRSKMAEDARNDFYAAVAGKLLVKRVGKAEDVAQSVLYLLQNGFVTGTVLHTEGGHILT, encoded by the coding sequence GTGCTGCAAAATCAAAAAATCGTAATTATCGGCGGAAGCTCCGGCATTGGCCTGGAGACGGCTAAACAAGCAATTGCTCATGGAGCAGAAGTGATCATTGCCAGCCGCTCGGAAGACAAACTGCAGAAGGCGAAAGAGCAACTGGGAGCCAAAGCGGCGGCATATACGCTGGATACGACGGATGAACAGCAGGTGCAAGCTTTTTTTGAAAAAATCGGCAAGTTCGATCACCTAGTTGTCAGCGCCGCGGAAACATCCGGTGGGTCCTTCCTTCACACGGATACGGCTCAAGCCCGTCAGTTGTTCGAGAACAAATTTTGGGGTCAATACTATGCGGCTAAATATGGGGCGCCGAACATTGCAGCGAACGGTTCAATTACCTTATTCTCCGGCGTAGTCGCCTATAAATCGATGGTTGGATCGTCTGTATTGGGCGCGGTCAACGCTGCGGTGTCGAGTCTCGGCCAGACCTTGGCTTTGGAACTTGCTCCAATCCGTGTGAATATCGTGTCGCCGGGTATTATCGATACGCCTTCACGCAGCAAAATGGCTGAAGACGCGCGCAATGATTTCTACGCTGCGGTAGCAGGCAAACTCCTGGTTAAACGGGTGGGCAAAGCGGAGGATGTCGCACAAAGCGTACTCTACCTGCTGCAAAATGGTTTTGTGACCGGAACTGTCCTTCACACAGAAGGCGGACATATTTTAACTTAA
- a CDS encoding NAD(P)H-dependent oxidoreductase translates to MKNILIINGHQKYGSAEGKLNQTLVDSMVSLLSEKNQVQTTTIQNGYSTQEEHKKFIWADVVIYQTPIYWFSVPGLLKTYMDEVYEYGVFFKGADEYGRGGLLTGKKYMFSTTWNAPEKAFNDPTQFFKGDSLEGAIAHLHRVQEFLGMQPLKSYACYDVIKNPKLDKFVSELGAHLNEVLNF, encoded by the coding sequence ATGAAAAATATACTTATCATTAACGGTCACCAAAAATATGGTTCAGCAGAGGGGAAATTGAATCAGACATTGGTGGATAGCATGGTGAGTCTTTTAAGTGAAAAGAATCAAGTGCAAACTACAACGATTCAAAACGGATACAGCACCCAAGAGGAGCATAAGAAATTTATTTGGGCGGATGTTGTCATTTACCAAACCCCCATCTATTGGTTCAGTGTACCCGGGCTGCTCAAAACATATATGGATGAAGTGTATGAATACGGCGTATTTTTCAAGGGTGCGGACGAATATGGAAGAGGCGGGTTATTAACCGGCAAGAAATATATGTTCTCGACAACCTGGAATGCCCCGGAAAAAGCATTTAACGACCCGACGCAGTTCTTTAAAGGAGACAGCTTGGAAGGAGCAATCGCTCATTTGCACCGTGTACAGGAATTCCTCGGCATGCAGCCTTTAAAGAGCTACGCTTGCTACGATGTCATCAAAAATCCAAAGCTGGACAAATTCGTATCCGAACTGGGTGCGCATCTAAATGAAGTGCTGAATTTCTAA
- a CDS encoding winged helix-turn-helix transcriptional regulator codes for MSKIEPIVLTKGTPGEPCPIAKTLDVIGTKWTFLIIRDLLIEGTMRFSDLLRSMDGISPKTLSLRLKELEDHGVLERTVFPEVPPRVEYTLTEKGKRLEGIFIELKRFGLNL; via the coding sequence ATGAGTAAAATCGAACCGATCGTTCTGACCAAAGGAACACCGGGTGAGCCTTGCCCCATTGCCAAAACACTGGACGTCATTGGGACGAAATGGACCTTTTTAATTATTCGGGATCTGCTTATCGAAGGGACGATGCGTTTCAGCGACCTGTTGAGATCCATGGATGGAATTAGTCCGAAGACATTGTCGCTCCGTCTTAAAGAACTGGAGGATCATGGGGTATTGGAAAGAACGGTATTTCCGGAGGTTCCTCCGCGCGTCGAATATACGTTAACGGAGAAAGGGAAACGGCTTGAGGGGATTTTTATTGAATTAAAAAGATTCGGATTAAATTTGTAA
- a CDS encoding bacteriohemerythrin: protein MEEGSDAEMIAWRESYEIGVEKIDCQHRQLLVKLNEFFDACSNQQGHEKIEETLKFLKDYTIEHFGSEEGLMNDIHFPELAEHQKEHADFVKTVLELEEAVKTKGVSVLTTIKLNRTLTDWLITHINKCDKLIGDYMAEQRAKA, encoded by the coding sequence ATGGAAGAAGGAAGCGATGCGGAAATGATAGCTTGGCGGGAATCGTACGAAATTGGAGTAGAGAAAATAGATTGTCAGCACAGGCAGCTGCTGGTCAAGCTGAACGAGTTCTTTGATGCCTGCTCGAACCAGCAAGGGCACGAGAAGATCGAAGAGACACTTAAATTTTTGAAGGACTACACCATTGAGCATTTCGGCAGTGAAGAAGGATTAATGAACGACATCCATTTTCCGGAATTAGCCGAGCATCAGAAGGAGCATGCCGATTTCGTCAAGACTGTTCTTGAGCTGGAAGAGGCGGTTAAGACCAAAGGCGTTTCCGTTCTGACTACGATCAAGCTTAACCGCACGTTGACGGACTGGCTGATTACCCATATTAACAAATGCGACAAGCTGATTGGGGATTACATGGCCGAACAGCGTGCGAAAGCGTAG
- a CDS encoding MFS transporter → MQLINKAPRWYYGWTVVSIVFFVLLVSAGISSIPSVLMLQFEKEFGWSRSAVSGALSIRIFLYGLMGPFSAALMARFGVRRIMLLTLSLLTISLALTSFMTELWQFIALWGVVIGLATGALANVLGVTVAGRWFVKHRGLVVGMLTASAATGQLLFLPLLAKISVVLGWRFSIYTTITVLIVLIPIVAIWMKDHPYNAGVPPLGETEIVPPAPFHGNLFLAPLLALKDAVKSGTFWLLAGTFFFCGFSTNGLIGTHLIPACGDFNIPVVTAAGLLALMGMFDMIGTTLSGWLSDRFDSRWLLFWYYGLRGLSLIFLPYALDGGYTLMLVFAVFYGLDWIATVPPTVKITADHFGREKAGMVFGWILVAHQLGASAAAYGAGVMRQWLGSYTVPFVTAGFLCLFASLLAIRVANMRKSAAAIEA, encoded by the coding sequence ATGCAGTTAATAAATAAAGCTCCCCGGTGGTATTATGGGTGGACTGTGGTTTCGATCGTTTTTTTCGTATTACTGGTATCGGCAGGCATTAGTTCGATTCCTAGCGTATTGATGCTGCAGTTTGAAAAAGAGTTCGGCTGGAGCCGCTCTGCGGTGTCCGGCGCATTGTCGATCCGCATATTTTTGTACGGGCTGATGGGACCTTTCTCCGCTGCGCTGATGGCCCGCTTTGGCGTTCGCCGCATCATGCTGCTGACGTTGAGTTTGCTGACAATCAGCCTTGCGTTAACGTCGTTTATGACGGAACTCTGGCAGTTCATTGCGCTTTGGGGAGTTGTCATAGGCCTGGCCACCGGGGCACTCGCTAATGTGCTGGGCGTTACGGTGGCGGGCCGTTGGTTCGTGAAGCACAGAGGGCTTGTTGTCGGTATGCTTACAGCCAGCGCGGCGACGGGTCAGCTGCTGTTCCTGCCTCTTTTGGCGAAGATCTCGGTTGTCCTCGGCTGGCGGTTTTCCATTTACACGACTATTACGGTTCTGATCGTGCTGATTCCGATAGTGGCGATTTGGATGAAGGATCATCCTTACAATGCCGGTGTTCCTCCGCTGGGAGAGACGGAGATTGTACCGCCTGCGCCGTTCCATGGAAATTTATTTCTCGCTCCGCTGCTTGCGCTGAAGGATGCGGTGAAGAGCGGCACGTTTTGGCTGCTGGCAGGCACTTTTTTCTTCTGCGGCTTCTCGACCAACGGCCTTATCGGCACGCATCTGATCCCGGCTTGCGGCGACTTTAACATCCCGGTTGTAACGGCTGCGGGGCTCCTCGCTCTGATGGGGATGTTCGATATGATCGGTACGACGCTGTCGGGCTGGCTGTCCGACCGTTTTGACAGCAGATGGCTGCTGTTCTGGTATTATGGCCTTCGGGGATTGTCGCTTATCTTCCTGCCCTACGCGCTGGACGGTGGTTACACGCTTATGCTGGTGTTTGCCGTGTTCTACGGGCTGGACTGGATTGCAACCGTACCCCCGACCGTCAAAATTACCGCCGATCATTTCGGAAGAGAAAAAGCGGGGATGGTATTCGGCTGGATTCTGGTCGCTCACCAGCTTGGCGCTTCGGCGGCCGCTTATGGCGCCGGAGTGATGAGACAGTGGCTCGGCAGTTACACGGTTCCTTTCGTTACCGCAGGTTTTCTGTGCCTCTTCGCCTCGCTGCTGGCTATTAGAGTGGCAAATATGCGTAAATCGGCTGCGGCTATTGAGGCCTGA
- a CDS encoding SDR family oxidoreductase, producing the protein MTQKIALVTGANRGLGLEISKQLGALGITVLMGARTLSSAEAAAKPLSAAGIDAVGVQLEVTNKDDIAALAEWIDRRYGKLDILINNAGIVLRSSGGNLDAFRQTFEVNTFAPFLLTESLLPLLLKSEAGRIVNQSSAIGSITLMHTDETVRKLGDPAYAASKAALNMLTAYWAQKLESTALKVNSVHPGLVQTDMGGANAEIPVEEGAKTAVALATIDADGPNGQFYYMGKPLPW; encoded by the coding sequence ATGACTCAAAAAATCGCTTTGGTTACCGGTGCTAATAGAGGTCTCGGACTGGAAATATCCAAACAACTGGGCGCGCTAGGCATCACCGTTCTGATGGGCGCCCGCACGCTCTCCTCGGCGGAAGCTGCGGCGAAGCCGTTGTCAGCTGCGGGCATTGATGCGGTCGGCGTTCAGTTGGAAGTTACGAACAAGGACGACATTGCAGCGCTGGCCGAATGGATAGACCGGCGCTATGGCAAGCTGGATATCCTGATCAATAATGCAGGCATCGTGCTCCGTTCTTCTGGAGGAAATCTGGACGCTTTCCGTCAGACCTTTGAGGTCAATACGTTTGCTCCGTTCTTACTCACAGAATCGCTGCTTCCGCTGCTGCTGAAGAGCGAGGCGGGACGCATCGTGAACCAGAGCAGTGCGATCGGCTCCATTACCTTAATGCATACCGATGAAACGGTACGTAAGCTCGGAGATCCGGCATATGCCGCATCCAAGGCGGCACTGAACATGCTGACCGCTTATTGGGCGCAGAAGCTGGAGAGCACCGCACTGAAAGTAAATTCAGTGCATCCCGGACTGGTACAAACGGACATGGGGGGAGCCAATGCGGAAATCCCGGTAGAAGAAGGCGCCAAGACGGCTGTGGCCCTGGCAACCATTGATGCCGACGGACCGAACGGACAGTTCTACTATATGGGCAAGCCTCTGCCATGGTAA
- a CDS encoding TetR/AcrR family transcriptional regulator, which translates to MMARPREFDEETVLDKAMELFWSKGFEKTSIQDLCEHTGVHRGSLYETFGDKNDLFLAALDRFRHHSAGKLFAVLEEPGNPKDQLAAFFERLIERSMDNTKERRGCLIANTAVELAPFDPKVASRVEASLLDMENRFYSFLLRAQKEGGLKGKRNLRELSRFLVCVKQGVHIVAKTTTDPKTLQDVYKVALSAIF; encoded by the coding sequence ATGATGGCGAGACCTCGGGAGTTCGATGAAGAAACAGTATTGGATAAAGCAATGGAACTGTTTTGGAGCAAAGGCTTTGAAAAAACATCAATTCAGGATTTATGCGAGCATACCGGAGTACACAGAGGCAGCTTGTATGAAACGTTCGGGGATAAGAATGATTTGTTTCTGGCCGCGCTTGACCGGTTCCGGCATCATTCAGCGGGAAAACTGTTTGCGGTGTTGGAGGAGCCCGGCAATCCGAAGGACCAGCTTGCCGCCTTTTTCGAGCGGCTAATCGAAAGATCTATGGACAACACAAAAGAACGGCGCGGCTGCTTAATTGCCAATACGGCCGTCGAGCTGGCGCCCTTCGACCCCAAGGTGGCGAGCAGGGTGGAGGCAAGTCTGCTCGATATGGAGAACCGCTTCTACAGCTTCCTGCTCCGCGCGCAGAAGGAAGGCGGGCTGAAAGGGAAGCGTAATCTCCGCGAGCTGTCGCGTTTCCTAGTCTGTGTGAAGCAGGGAGTGCATATCGTGGCCAAGACGACAACTGACCCCAAAACGTTACAGGATGTATATAAAGTCGCACTTTCAGCTATATTTTAA
- a CDS encoding DUF421 domain-containing protein → MPTWLEVIFRTIFAVVVLFLLTKILGKRQVSQLSFFEYITGITLGSLAAYISLDTDKNWHLGMIAILVWIAISFGIEFLQLKSKRARDFIDFKSTVLIKDGKILEENMKKERLTTDELLELLRSKDVFKVADVEFALMESSGQVNVLLTRENQPLTPKHLGIKVAPEKETQAVIMDGKLMPEALDMMGKTPKWLLDELEQQQLNLQDIFLGQVDAYGELTVDLYADNAQVPQPQEKPELYALLKKCEADLELFGLSSNNKDTKKLYEQCSSQLQAVITELKPLLTT, encoded by the coding sequence ATGCCGACTTGGCTGGAGGTTATTTTTCGGACCATTTTCGCGGTGGTCGTACTTTTTCTGTTAACGAAGATACTTGGCAAAAGACAGGTGTCCCAGCTTTCTTTTTTCGAATATATTACGGGGATTACGCTTGGCAGCTTGGCAGCCTATATCTCGCTGGATACGGATAAGAACTGGCATCTGGGCATGATCGCGATTCTGGTATGGATCGCCATTTCCTTTGGAATCGAATTTCTGCAGCTCAAGAGCAAGAGGGCCAGAGACTTTATTGACTTTAAATCGACTGTACTGATCAAGGACGGCAAGATCTTGGAAGAGAATATGAAAAAAGAGCGCCTAACAACGGATGAGCTTCTGGAACTGCTGCGGAGCAAAGACGTGTTCAAGGTGGCCGATGTGGAGTTTGCGCTTATGGAGTCAAGCGGACAGGTCAATGTGCTGCTGACCCGCGAGAATCAGCCGCTCACTCCGAAGCATCTGGGAATTAAGGTAGCCCCGGAGAAAGAAACCCAAGCCGTCATTATGGACGGAAAATTGATGCCTGAAGCGCTCGATATGATGGGGAAGACTCCAAAGTGGCTGCTGGATGAGCTTGAGCAGCAGCAGCTTAACCTGCAGGATATTTTCTTGGGCCAAGTCGATGCCTACGGGGAGCTGACTGTCGATTTGTATGCAGATAATGCTCAAGTCCCTCAGCCGCAGGAGAAGCCGGAGCTGTACGCCCTGCTGAAAAAATGCGAAGCCGACCTGGAACTGTTCGGACTGTCCTCTAATAACAAGGACACCAAAAAGCTGTACGAGCAGTGCTCGTCCCAGCTTCAGGCAGTGATTACCGAGCTTAAACCGCTGCTGACCACTTAA
- a CDS encoding DUF1657 domain-containing protein: protein MTVASDVKTCLSSLKSAQASLEQFALSTQNQQAKTLFTNAAQQTQQIVQQVESRVQDLEHEEPQYKGF, encoded by the coding sequence ATGACTGTAGCTTCCGATGTAAAGACTTGCCTTTCTTCACTAAAAAGCGCTCAAGCAAGCCTTGAACAGTTCGCATTGAGCACTCAAAATCAGCAGGCCAAAACGTTGTTCACCAATGCCGCGCAGCAAACTCAACAAATCGTTCAACAAGTGGAAAGCCGGGTTCAGGATCTGGAACACGAAGAACCTCAATACAAAGGGTTTTAG